The Choloepus didactylus isolate mChoDid1 chromosome 26 unlocalized genomic scaffold, mChoDid1.pri SUPER_26_unloc2, whole genome shotgun sequence genome has a window encoding:
- the LOC119525759 gene encoding olfactory receptor 13A1-like, which yields MAANTHTALAELVLQGSSEYPQLQGVFSALFFLLYLMALTGNGLILMAICLNPFLHTATYFFLINLPILDIVCMSTILPKLLEDQVGKGSTIFYQDCMTQLFFLTWFLRAELLLLTLMACDCYVAICQPLQYHMLMSRPLCVLLAGSVWEVSGVSTSVPTGLMAQLMFCGSRQIHHFLCEVPTLLLLACGPTCLSNNMIVFTDVYFGLVNFLLTMVSYGFIVTRILHIHSTEGKHWAFSTCSSHLLVVCIYYSTGILHLHPPGSGSSMKNGKVVAIMYKAVSPMQCSQPP from the coding sequence ATGGCAGCAAACACCCACACAGCTCTGGCAGAGCTTGTCCTGCAGGGCTCCTCAGAATACCCCCAGCTCCAGGGTGTCTTCTctgctctcttcttcctcctttaccTGATGGCTCTCACAGGGAATGGCCTCATCCTCATGGCCATCTGCCTGAATCCATTCCTGCACACAGCAACATATTTCTTTCTCATCAACCTTCCCATCTTAGATATTGTCTGCATGTCCACCATTCTCCCCAAGTTGCTGGAGGACCAGGTGGGCAAGGGCAGCACCATCTTCTACCAGGACTGCATGACCCAGCTCTTCTTCCTGACATGGTTTCTGAGGGCAGAGCTATTGCTGCTCACACTCATGGCCTGTGactgctatgtggccatctgccagcCCCTGCAGTATCACATGCTGATGAGCAGGCCCCTCTGTGTCCTGCTGGCAGGCAGTGTCTGGGAAGTCAGTGGGGTCAGCACCTCTGTGCCCACTGGCTTGATGGCACAGCTAATGTTCTGTGGCTCCAGACAAATCCATCACTTTCTGTGTGAAGTCCCCACATTGCTGCTGCTTGCCTGTGGCCCAACATGCCTGAGCAACAACATGATTGTTTTCACAGATGTTTACTTTGGGCTGGTCAACTTCCTGCTCACCATGGTATCCTATGGCTTCATTGTCACCAGAATCCTGCACATCCACTCAACTGAGGGCAAGCACTGGGCCTTCTCCACCTGTTCCTCCCACCTCCTGGTGGTCTGCATATACTACTCCACTGGCATCCTACACCTACATCCTCCAGGGTCTGGCTCCTCCATGAAAAATGGCAAAGTGGTAGCCATCATGTACAAGGCAGTCAGCCCCATGCAGTGTAGTCAGCCCCCA